A window of the Xenopus laevis strain J_2021 chromosome 9_10L, Xenopus_laevis_v10.1, whole genome shotgun sequence genome harbors these coding sequences:
- the bhlhe23.L gene encoding class E basic helix-loop-helix protein 23 — MNFGEGAAVGAVQGMAEMKSVPADTYLSLAHTYGQTFYGALRGAETARRYSGPQAMDFPGSSRDKSGDSSEEDQSGEEEEEDRGPEGKGKKPKERRSLRLSINARERRRMHDLNDALDGLRSVIPYAHSPSVRKLSKIATLLLAKNYILMQAQALEEMRRLVAFLNQGQSLSSSLAPFGQSSAYPYPGTATAQDKCSAFPGGNTNLCKHCTEKS; from the coding sequence ATGAACTTTGGGGAGGGCGCAGCTGTCGGCGCTGTACAGGGGATGGCAGAAATGAAGTCGGTGCCGGCTGATACTTACCTTTCCCTGGCGCACACTTACGGGCAGACTTTCTATGGCGCTCTCCGAGGTGCTGAAACTGCGCGCAGATACTCGGGTCCCCAAGCCATGGATTTCCCCGGCAGTTCCCGGGACAAGAGTGGGGACAGCAGCGAGGAGGATCAGAgtggggaggaggaagaggaggacaGGGGCCCGGAGGGAAAAGGCAAGAAGCCCAAGGAACGGCGCTCTCTCCGGCTAAGTATTAATGCCAGGGAACGGAGGAGGATGCACGATCTGAATGATGCACTGGACGGGCTCAGGTCTGTTATACCTTATGCCCACAGCCCCTCAGTCAGGAAACTCTCCAAAATCGCCACCCTTCTACTGGCCAAAAACTACATCCTCATGCAAGCCCAGGCCTTGGAGGAAATGAGGAGGCTGGTTGCCTTTCTGAATCAGGGCCAGAGCCTCAGCAGCTCCCTGGCTCCCTTCGGACAGTCCTCTGCATACCCCTACCCTGGCACTGCCACAGCCCAAGACAAGTGCTCAGCCTTCCCTGGGGGCAATACCAACCTCTGCAAACACTGCACAGAGAAGTCATAA